ACCGAATTCTGCCGGTAAGTACCGAATTCTGCCGGTAAGTACCGAATTCTGCCGGATAAAGACGGGAGCAGGGAAAACGGTAAAGGGGAAACGTCTTGCGGGAATATACGTGAAACCGCCGGAGTCGGGGAACAACACCGGCGGTTTCTCTTTCATCCGTATGGCCGGTATGACATCGTTAGTTTTTAACCGGTTCTCTCACCTGTATGGTGAATACCGGATCGTTCGGCGCGTTCATTACCTGAAAGGTGACATAGACGAATTCGTTTTCTTCAAAGGAAAAACCGGGATTGAACTTCAATATAATGTGATAGGCCTTACCCGGTGTCACTTCCTCGATCGAGTGTTCGAAATTTTTACCGTGAGTCACCACATTACTGATTCTGATCGGGTTCTCAAAGCGGCTGTTGATGGTGATGACCCTGCTCTGGGGTGTGTCCTGAATGTATTCGGGCTGGATAAAGATCTCCTTTGGATTGACATCGAGAAGGGGCGGGAGATAATACGCATAAACGAGATCGATATCCGGTTTTTCTTTCAGGCTTGTTTTAAGATGGATTGTTTCGCGCACATGGCCCTCTACAAGGGGCGGATTCACGGTCACCTCTATCCTGTACTCTTTGTCCTCCCTGACGGTCACGAGATTTATATTCGTCCTGCCGTTCGAAGCAGTGAGTTTCTCTATCTTCATCGGGGCGTTCATGTTGTTTTTGATCGTCATGCTGCCCGCGAGAGTGACATCTTTCGAGTTCGGATTCCCGAGCCAGAGTGTCCCGGGATCGATTGAGACCAGCACCTTGATCGTGCCTTCGAGTGTCAGATTCATGGGCTGGGGGTCGCTCGTGTTGGTTTCAACACGGATCGTCTTTACCACGTCCCCCTGATATCCACGGGTATTCAACACCAGGGGAATCTTTCCGCGCCCCCCCGGTTTAATTTCCTTGTCATAGTCACCGGTTACCGTACAACCGCAGGTGGGATGAACATTTTTTATGATCAACATTTCGCTGCCGGGATTCGAGAATGAAAAAGCGTGTTCCACC
The DNA window shown above is from Spirochaetales bacterium and carries:
- a CDS encoding DUF1573 domain-containing protein codes for the protein MKRKVSFFTMVLTAIIALVTAGCSGNRVEGPAIKFDKQVYNFGEVDEGTQVEHAFSFSNPGSEMLIIKNVHPTCGCTVTGDYDKEIKPGGRGKIPLVLNTRGYQGDVVKTIRVETNTSDPQPMNLTLEGTIKVLVSIDPGTLWLGNPNSKDVTLAGSMTIKNNMNAPMKIEKLTASNGRTNINLVTVREDKEYRIEVTVNPPLVEGHVRETIHLKTSLKEKPDIDLVYAYYLPPLLDVNPKEIFIQPEYIQDTPQSRVITINSRFENPIRISNVVTHGKNFEHSIEEVTPGKAYHIILKFNPGFSFEENEFVYVTFQVMNAPNDPVFTIQVREPVKN